The Paraburkholderia hospita DNA segment TTCGTCTTCGCGCGCTCGTAAAGCGGCTTGATGCGTTCAATCGAATAGACGTCGCGCGCGACGTGGCTCAGCACCGCGGCCTGATAGCCGCAGCCGGTGCCGATTTCCAGCACGTTCGCGAGCGTGCGGCCCTGCGCGGCCAGCTCGATCATCCGCGCGACCACAGAAGGCTTCGAGATCGTCTGGTGATGGCCGATCGGCAGAGCCGCGTCCTCGTAAGCCTGCGTGGCAAGGCCGGGATCGACGAACATATGACGCGGCACCATCGCCATCGCGTCGAGCACGCGCGGGTCCGTGATGCCGTTCGCCCGCAGCCTTTCGACCATCCGCTCGCGCACGCGTTCTGACGTCAGCGTGACGGCGCTCGTCAACGCGACGTTGGGCGCGCCCGTGCGCTCGAACGACGTCGTCACGGGACGCGGCAACTGGTTGCGCGCGCCGTCATTGCGGATCGTGGTTGCGCCTTTCGTATTGACGATTCCGGACGGACTTTTTGTAATCGCGGGCGTGCGCGCGGACGAACTGGCCGCTTTCGCGTTCGAATTGAGGATGCCTGTCGCGCTCTTCGCGCCCGCCGGCGTTTTTGCGGCCACGTTGCCGCTCACGCCGCTGCGCGCGCGGCCTGCTGCCTGCGCGTTCAGATTGGGTACGGCCGTCTTGGTTGCGGCAGGCTTCGATGCAGCCGGCTTGGCCGCACCCGCTTTCGCGCCGCGTGCGTCCGCCCGGCGCGGCTCGCGCACCAGGTCTTCGAGTCCAAGCGGAAAGCGCTTTGCGCGCTCGCCCGTCATGAAGCGCCGCTCCCGGCGCTCAGCCAGTCGCGCGCCGCGGGCAGCATAGCCGTATGGGTCAGATCGAGTTGCAGCGGCGTGATCGACACGAGGCCGTTGGCCACCGCGTGGAAGTCGGTGCCTTCGCTGGCATCGCGCGCGCCGCCCGCCGGTCCAATCCAGTAGATCGGCTCGCCGCGCGGATTGGTCTGCCGGATCACCGGCTGCGACGGATGCCGCTTGCCCAGGCGCGTGATGCGCCACTCGAGCAACTGCTCGTAAGGCAGGTTCGGAATGTTGACATTCAGCAACGGATAACCGGGCAACGGACGCTCGAGATAGTGCGCAACGATTTCGGCGGCAACACGCGTGGCGTCTTCGAGATGCACCCAGTCTTTATCGACGAGTGAAAACGCGATAGCGGGCACATTGAACATGATGCCTTCCGTCGCCGCGGCGACGGTGCCCGAGTACAGCGTGTCCTCGCCCATGTTCTGCCCGTTGTTGATGCCGGACACGACGAGATCGGGCGTGTGATCGAGCATGCCCGTCAGCGCGATGTGGACGGAATCGGTCGGCGTGCCGTTCACGTAGTAGAAACCGTTGGCCGAGCGCAGCACCGACAGCGGGCGCGAAAGCGTCAGCGAATTCGACGCGCCGCTGCAATTCTGTTCGGGAGCCATCACGGTGACATCGGCGAGCGGCTTCAGCGCTTCGTAAAGCGCAGCAAGGCCTGGCGCCAGATAACCGTCGTCATTGCTGAGTAGGATTCGCATGCGGCGATTGTAACCGAGGAAACAAGGCACGCGAACGACACACGGGCCCCGCGCATGCCTATGCTTTCATGCAGCGTGGCATGTGTGCAGCAGCATGGTGAAAGCGCACGGTCGTTCGAGCTTGCTTTACACTGCTCTGCTACAAGGGTTCGGCAGATGGCGACTGTTGCTTCGTGGCGTTACTTCGCAGCGGCACACGCGTTGCATCAACCACGCGACCGGCACGCAGTCGGAAGCACGCTTATGAACCATGCATGAACCGTGAAGCCTGCAACGCACATTGACCGAAGGGAGACACGATGCGCGCAATCCGCTGCAACCAGTACGGGCCGCCTGAAAGCTTGAACATCGAGGAACTGCCCGATCTCGTGCCGCAAGCCGGCCAGATCGCAATCGACGTCAAAGCGGCAAGCGTCAACTTTCCCGACGTGCTGATCATCCAGAACAAATACCAGTTCAAGCCGCCCCTGCCCTTCACGCCCGGCGCGGAAGTCGCGGGTATCGTGCGCGCCGTCGGCGACGGCGTCACGCAGTTCAGGCCCGGCATGCGGGTGGTCGCCTACACGCAGCAAGGCGGCTTTGCCGAGCAGGCCGTCGCGGACGCGAGCGCATGCGTGCCGTTGCCCGAGGACGCCGACCTCGAGACGGCAGCCGTCTTCACCCTCGCCTATGGCACGTCGCATCACGCCGTGGTCGATCGCGCGGCACTGAAAGCGGGCGAGACGATGCTCGTGCTCGGCGCGGCAGGCGGTGTAGGACTCGCCGCCGTCGAAATCGGCAAGGCGCTCGGCGCACGCGTGATCGCGGCGGCATCGAGCGACGAGAAGCTCGCGACCTGCGTCGCGCACGGTGCCGACGCAACCATCAACTACGCGACGGAAGACTTGCGCGAACGCATCAAGGTGCTCACGGACGGCAACGGGCCCGATGTGATTTATGACCCTGTCGGCGGCAGTTATGCGGAGCCGGCATTTCGCAGCATCGGCTGGCGCGGGCGCTATCTCGTCGTGGGCTTTGCGAACGGCGAAATTCCGAAGCTGCCGTTCAATCTCGCACTGCTGAAAGGCGCGAGCATCGTCGGCGTGTTCTGGGGCGATTTCGCGCGGCGCGAGCCGCAACGCAATGCCGCCGCGTTTCAAGAAATGCTCGGCTGGATTCGCGAAGGCAAGCTCACGCCGCTCGTGTCGGCGCGTTATCCGCTCGAAGACACGGCGCGCGCGCTCAACGACATGGCGCAGCGGCGCGTGCTCGGCAAGATCGTGATCACGCCGTAAGCCTCAATCGCCTTTCAAACACAAACGGCGCGTGACCTTCGCAGGTCACGCGCCGTTTTTCAATTGGAACGTCGGGCGATCAGAGCTTTTCTGTCTCGCCACTCTTCGGCTGCCATTTCATCAGGCGCTTCTCCATCGCGCCGACGATCGCATCGAGTATCAACGCGAAAGCCGTCAGCACGAGAATGCCGGCAAACACGGTGTTGATATCGAACGTGCCTTCGGCCTGCAGGATCAGATAGCCGACGCCGCGCGCCGAACCCAGATACTCGCCCACCACCGAGCCGACGAACGCCAGCCCCACCGACGTATGCAGGCTCGAAAACACCCAGCTCATCGCGCTCGGCAGATAGACGGCGCGCAGCAGCTGCTTGCGGTTCGCGCCGAGCATGCGTGCGTTCGCGAGCACGACGGGGCTCACTTCTTTCACGCCCTGATAGACGTTGAAGAACACGATGAAGAACACGAGCGTCACGCCGAGCGCGACCTTCGACCAGATGCCGAGCCCGAACCACACGCCGAAAATCGGCGCGAGAATCACCCGCGGCATCGAGTTGGCGGCCTTGATGTACGGGTCGAACAACGCGCTCGCGAGCGGCGACAGCGCGAGCCACAAGCCGACCCCCAGTCCGAGCACCGTGCCCAGCGCAAACGCGAGCACGGTCTCGATCAGCGTGATCCACAGGTGCAGATAGATTTCACCAGACGCGAACCATTCCCAGATCCGCACGAGTACTTTCTGCGGCTCGCCGAAGAAGAACGCGGCCTTGTTGGCGTCGTCGAAATAGAACGCGGGCAACAGTGTCGGGCTCGTCAGCACGTACCAGAGCACGAAGCACAGCACGAGCAGCAGCCACTGCCAGATCACGAGGTTCGCGCGGTTCGGGCGCAATGCTTTCCACATCTCAGTTGCCCTCCGGCGCGACCGTCAATTGCTGCTGATAACCTTTGAGCACTTCATCGCGCAGCACACTCCAGATCTGCGCGTGCAATTCGACGAAGCGCGGATGCGAGCGCACTTCGGCGACATCGCGCGGGCGCGGCAGATCGATCGTGAACTCGCCGATCGGCCGCGTACCCGGCCCCGCCGACAGCACCACGACGCGGTCCGACATCGCAATCGCTTCATCCAGATCGTGCGTGATGAAGAGCACGGCCTTGCGCTTCGCGGCCCACAGATCGAGCAGCTCGTTTTCCATCAGCTGGCGCGTCTGGATATCGAGCGCGGAAAACGGCTCGTCCATCAGGATGATGTCGGGATCGAGGATCAGCGTCTGCGCCATCGCGACCCGCTTTCTCATGCCGCCCGACAGCTGATGCGGATAACGATCCCCGAACCCACCTAGGCCGACGCGCTTCAGCCATTCGTCGGCGCGCGCGAGAGCTTCGGCGCGCGGCACGTCATGGAACGACAGGCCCGCCAGCACGTTATCGAGCGCCGAGCGCCACGGCATCAGCGCGTCGGCCTGGAACATGTAGCCCGCGCGCCGGTTGATGCCCGAGAGCGGCTCGCCGAACACCGTCACCGCGCCCGAGGACGGCTCCAGCAGCCCCGCGCCGACGTTCAGCAAGGTCGACTTGCCGCAGCCCGTCGGGCCGACCACGGAGACGAACTCGCCCGGCGCGATGCGCAGCGTCGTGTCCTTGACGGCGGTGTAGCTTTGCCCGCGCTTCTCGCGCGACGCAAACGTGCAGGTAATGTTTTCGAGCGCCAGGGCGGCAACGGTCATCGTTCGGCTCGCTTGTTTCGATGCTTCGGTGGTTCGATGTCGCCACGTCGTGACACGGCAGGGCTTCCGCCCGCACGCGCGTCGCCGGGCGGAAGCCCGGTACGGATCGAGGTTGAATCGAAGTTTAGATCGCGCGTTATGCCTTGACCGTCGCGAGCGCCTTCTTCACGAAGTCGTTCGTCCAGGTCTTCGACAGATCGATCGGCTTGCCATTTATCGTCTCGTCGAACGCCTGCAGCGTCTTCAGCGACGTCGCGGGGCCGTCGGCGGGCATCAGGCCATCGGGCGACATTGCCTCTTTCACGTGCTGCCACGCATCCAGATACAGCGCGCGGTCGCCGAGCAGATACGACTCAGGCACGGTGTTGATCAGCTCGGTGCCCGTTGCCGTCTGCAGCCACTTGAGCGCGCGCACCATCGCGTTGGTGAGCGCCTGCGTCGTATTCGGATTCTTGCTGATGAACGATTGCGAGGCGTACAGGCAGCCGGCCGGCATGTTGCCGCCGAACACCGTGCGCGTGTCGCTGAGCGTGCGCGTATCCGACACGACGCGAATCTCGCCCGAGCGTTCGAGCTTGGTCATCACCGGGTCGAGATTGGCGAGCGCGTCGATCTGGCCGGACTGCAACGCGGCGATCGCGCCGGCGCCCGCGCCGACGCCGATAAACGACACGTCCTTCGCCGTCAGCCCGGCTTTGGCGAGCACGAAGCTCGCCATGATCGACGTCGACGAGCCCGGCGCTGTCACGCCGATTTTCTTGCCCTTCAGATCGGCGATCGACTTGTAGTTCGCCATCGTCTTCTTCGACACGGCGAGCACGATCTGCGGCGCGCGGCCTTGCAGCACGAATTCTCGAAAGTACTGGCTCTTCGCCTGCAACAGCAGCGTGTGCTCGAACGCGCCGGACACCACATCCGCGCTGCCGCCGACGGCCGCCTTCAACGCCTGCGAGCCGCCCGCGAAATCGGAGATTTCGATTTCGAGCCCTTCGTCCTTGAAGAAATTGCGGCGCTCGGCGATGGTGAGCGGCAGGTAGTAGAAGAGGTTCTTGCCGCCGACAGCGATCGCGACTTTCGACGTCTCCAGCTTGCTTTGCGCGAACGCGAGCGGCGAGCCGACGAGCGAGGCGCCCGCGAGTGCCGCGCCGCCTGCGAGGAAGCTTCTTCGTTGCATGGTCCTGTCTCCAGTTTTTGTTCTGTCGCGGGCTGATCCGCCCGTCTTCGTGCGCTAGCGTGTGTGCCCGCTACACGATCTGTTGCGCGTGCAACCTTGCAATGTGGTCCG contains these protein-coding regions:
- a CDS encoding NADPH:quinone oxidoreductase family protein; translated protein: MRAIRCNQYGPPESLNIEELPDLVPQAGQIAIDVKAASVNFPDVLIIQNKYQFKPPLPFTPGAEVAGIVRAVGDGVTQFRPGMRVVAYTQQGGFAEQAVADASACVPLPEDADLETAAVFTLAYGTSHHAVVDRAALKAGETMLVLGAAGGVGLAAVEIGKALGARVIAAASSDEKLATCVAHGADATINYATEDLRERIKVLTDGNGPDVIYDPVGGSYAEPAFRSIGWRGRYLVVGFANGEIPKLPFNLALLKGASIVGVFWGDFARREPQRNAAAFQEMLGWIREGKLTPLVSARYPLEDTARALNDMAQRRVLGKIVITP
- the surE gene encoding 5'/3'-nucleotidase SurE; this encodes MRILLSNDDGYLAPGLAALYEALKPLADVTVMAPEQNCSGASNSLTLSRPLSVLRSANGFYYVNGTPTDSVHIALTGMLDHTPDLVVSGINNGQNMGEDTLYSGTVAAATEGIMFNVPAIAFSLVDKDWVHLEDATRVAAEIVAHYLERPLPGYPLLNVNIPNLPYEQLLEWRITRLGKRHPSQPVIRQTNPRGEPIYWIGPAGGARDASEGTDFHAVANGLVSITPLQLDLTHTAMLPAARDWLSAGSGAS
- a CDS encoding ABC transporter permease encodes the protein MWKALRPNRANLVIWQWLLLVLCFVLWYVLTSPTLLPAFYFDDANKAAFFFGEPQKVLVRIWEWFASGEIYLHLWITLIETVLAFALGTVLGLGVGLWLALSPLASALFDPYIKAANSMPRVILAPIFGVWFGLGIWSKVALGVTLVFFIVFFNVYQGVKEVSPVVLANARMLGANRKQLLRAVYLPSAMSWVFSSLHTSVGLAFVGSVVGEYLGSARGVGYLILQAEGTFDINTVFAGILVLTAFALILDAIVGAMEKRLMKWQPKSGETEKL
- a CDS encoding protein-L-isoaspartate(D-aspartate) O-methyltransferase; protein product: MTGERAKRFPLGLEDLVREPRRADARGAKAGAAKPAASKPAATKTAVPNLNAQAAGRARSGVSGNVAAKTPAGAKSATGILNSNAKAASSSARTPAITKSPSGIVNTKGATTIRNDGARNQLPRPVTTSFERTGAPNVALTSAVTLTSERVRERMVERLRANGITDPRVLDAMAMVPRHMFVDPGLATQAYEDAALPIGHHQTISKPSVVARMIELAAQGRTLANVLEIGTGCGYQAAVLSHVARDVYSIERIKPLYERAKTNLRPLRIPNIRLHYGDGRIGLPAAAPFDAIVIAAAGLDVPQALLEQLAIGARLVAPVGSQDGQSQVLTLVERTGPAQWRESRLDRVFFVPLKSGVI
- a CDS encoding ABC transporter substrate-binding protein, with translation MQRRSFLAGGAALAGASLVGSPLAFAQSKLETSKVAIAVGGKNLFYYLPLTIAERRNFFKDEGLEIEISDFAGGSQALKAAVGGSADVVSGAFEHTLLLQAKSQYFREFVLQGRAPQIVLAVSKKTMANYKSIADLKGKKIGVTAPGSSTSIMASFVLAKAGLTAKDVSFIGVGAGAGAIAALQSGQIDALANLDPVMTKLERSGEIRVVSDTRTLSDTRTVFGGNMPAGCLYASQSFISKNPNTTQALTNAMVRALKWLQTATGTELINTVPESYLLGDRALYLDAWQHVKEAMSPDGLMPADGPATSLKTLQAFDETINGKPIDLSKTWTNDFVKKALATVKA
- a CDS encoding ABC transporter ATP-binding protein — translated: MTVAALALENITCTFASREKRGQSYTAVKDTTLRIAPGEFVSVVGPTGCGKSTLLNVGAGLLEPSSGAVTVFGEPLSGINRRAGYMFQADALMPWRSALDNVLAGLSFHDVPRAEALARADEWLKRVGLGGFGDRYPHQLSGGMRKRVAMAQTLILDPDIILMDEPFSALDIQTRQLMENELLDLWAAKRKAVLFITHDLDEAIAMSDRVVVLSAGPGTRPIGEFTIDLPRPRDVAEVRSHPRFVELHAQIWSVLRDEVLKGYQQQLTVAPEGN